The following proteins come from a genomic window of Trichoplusia ni isolate ovarian cell line Hi5 chromosome 28, tn1, whole genome shotgun sequence:
- the LOC113506066 gene encoding uncharacterized protein LOC113506066 has protein sequence MVYTTQGVTKTAKWSHIKLLYDENPGYKGVRLIPKLTENHVNPDKINKMKVKFASQIFSRTVASNMGYLADTNILPAECKQTADLLFFMDDIFDSVNGSKMKNKYAKPLLGPATPYSVHQKTWIEGIQMFNSIKFITPSGKTETVPSVTNWV, from the exons ATGGTATACACCACACAAGGTGTTACAAAAACAGCAAAATGGTCtcacataaaattattgtatgacGAAAACCCTGGTTACAAAGGCGTTAGATTAATCCCAAAATTAACGGAAAATCATGTGAATCcagacaaaattaataaaatgaaggtGAAATTTGCCTCGCAAATATTCAGCCGTACTGTAGCATCTAATATGGGATATCTAGCAG ATACGAACATCCTTCCGGCAGAGTGCAAACAAACTGCGGACCTGCTGTTTTTCATGGACGACATATTTGACTCTGTGAATGgcagtaaaatgaaaaataaatatgctaaaCCCCTACTTGGCCCAGCAACACCATACTCTGTCCACCAAAAAACGTGGATTGAGGGCATACAAATGtttaattctataaaatttataacaccaTCTGGTAAAACAGAAACGGTTCCCTCTGTTACCAATTGGGTGTAG